GGTCGTGTAAAATCAAAAAACTCACAAGGTAAGCATCAAGAAACAGACTCTCGCTTCTCTCGGCTGGTTAATTTTCAGCGGGCAGTTGGGATTCGTAGATCCGAATTAAAAAAATTAAAAGGAAAAGATATTCGAAAAGATAATAATGGAAATTACTATGTTTTAGTTCAGCGTGGAAAGGGAGGAAAATTTCAACCTCAACTTATTCTTCCTCAAGATGTTCCAGTCGTCCTCGATACCTTTAAAAATAAACAAAAGGATGATTATATCTTTACAGATGTAGAAATGAATAATCTAATCAATCTACATGGGATGAGAGCCCAACATGCAAGAGAGTGTTATTACTTCTACTTGAAGAAGCTCCAAGATAATCCTAATTTCAAGGTGAATTTAAAAAATTTTTTAATAGAACGTTGGGAGGTTGGCCACCAAAATTTAAGGGATAAATCATTAAAGAAATTTGAGAAACAAAAGAAAAACTTCATTAATGAACTAAGAGATGAACCTTATAAAATTCGTGGATCAAACTATAAAAAAGCCTTAAATTCAGCACTGCCTACAAAATATAATCGTTTAGCCTTGATGGCTGTCTCGGTCTTCCATCTTTCCCACTGGCGTCTATCCGTCACAGTGACTAACTATATTCTTTAAAGTATCTCATTTTCGACTAAAAAATGAAGAAAAAAAAACGGAAAAAAACAGTTTTGGAACGTTTTTGCGGCATACTATTATTATCCAAATTTATTAGTGATATTTTATGAAAAAAAGAAAGGAAATTTAAAAATATGATTCACAATAAAAGTTCATCCATACAAAAACTAGAAAAAGAGGCAAAAATGTTGGAAAATGAGAAAGAAATTAAAAAGTGTTTTTCAAAAAAATCTAACTTTTGGGGAATCGACAAATGTGAATTATCTCTCATTGATTTCAACATTGACATTCTCAACTTTACTACTATTAATAGTAAAAAAGATACAAAAGTATTCTACAACTCTAACCACAAACTTCTTCAAATAGAAATTAAATCTGAAAAATTTGGTAAACTTACTATTTCTTTTGATGAATCGGGATATAAGAAAGAATATGCTAGGATAGAATTAATTAATCCGACATTAAATTTCGGAACAGTCGGTATTCACGGAATAAAGCAAAGGTTAGCAAATGCAATCCTATTGATTAAAAATGAATATGGAATTAGTATTACGTACAAAGATGCTATCTTCAAATTAATCGAACTAGCATTTACTGTTTCATTTGAGAAGAAGCCACATTTACAGGTAAGACGATTTTTAATAGAATGTCTATCTTTAGGAAGGAGCCCGAATTTTATTCAGCATAAGAATAAAAAAAATAATAGTGAGTACTCAATTCTCACTTGCAAAAGTAGAAAAGACGCATCATATGTACTTTACAACAAAATTGAAAAAGCTAAGGTTAATCGTCAGATCAGAAGAAAAAATTCTAGTTTAGAGAACGTCGATGTTCAAAGATTTGAATTAACACTAAAAAATCAAAAGATCAAACAGGAATTGGGTCTAAATACAATCAATGATCTAACAGATCAAAAAATAATAGAATATTTAGAGAATCACTTAATGTTGGCTTCTTTGCAATATATCAAAGCTATTAAAAGTTCAATAAAAGAATGTGAAAAAAAACTGCACGACACTTTTTCAAACTATAGTTCTCAAAGATATATTCCTCAATTTATTCTCGAGTTAGAAAATTATAGTAGTGAGGAATTAAAACCACTGATGATCGATGAAGAAATTATAACTTTCATGAATCCAACTTTTATTAAAAATAAAGCTAGAACAAAAAGAACGTTATTAAAAACATTTCAAAAAGAAAACTGTCAATCACCCCCAATGGTTTCGTGGCAAGTTCTAGATATTATTAATTTAATGTTTATAAGCTTAGAAGACGCTCGTAATACTGGCCTAGGTTTTCATACCAATTCTACGTCAGTTATTTTCCATAAAATAAGATTTAAGAACTTTTCTAAGAAAGAAAAACTTAAAACTTTTGAAAAAACAATTAAAAAAATGAAAAGAAATATTGAATATCAAGTTGATTGTAAACTTAAAGAGAGATTTTCAAAGAAAAAATTTATCGCTATTTTAGATAATTAAAATAGAGTAGATAATCCCAAAAACGCCTGCATTTCAGCAAGCATTTAAAAATATGTACACAAAGGTGGTGTACATAAGGAGGAAAAAAATGAATCAGCGGAAAATAAAAAGGTTATCAATTCTAGCGTCCAAACCAACATTGATAACCCCAAAAATCAACAAAAATAGCACAACTATTTCTGTTGTTGCTATTATCTCACAATATTAAAGATTACTCAAGAAAGGTGAGCAATATGCAAGTTATCCTACCCGATGAACAAATTCATCAAATTAAACGGTTGTTAGGCAATCTAATTGAACAAGAAATTAAAAACAAATTGCACAATAGTCATTTTGACAGCCCTTTTTTAAATAAGAAACAAACCTGTGACTATCTAGGAATTTCAAACAATACACTGGATTCTTGGATAAAAAAGGGATTACCCGTTATTCGAGTTGGAAAAACCGTTCGATTTGATAAAACAGAAATCAATCGCTGGTTACAAAATCAGTAGCATTATAACCGTGGTTTGATATAATTAAGCCACGGTATTTTTCTAGCTCAATTCAAAAAAGGAGAATACTATGTCAATTACAAAAACTAAAAATGGAACTTATCGCTTACGTATCTATATCCCAGAAGAAGTCAAATCATCATTGGGAATTGATAAAAAAGTGATTGAAAAACGTTTCAAACTAAGGAGTGAGGCTAAAAAATACGAACTTGAATTACAAAACAGGATTGATAAAATTTTAAGCGGAGATTCAACCTCATTGGAAACAAATGGTTCAATCCTCTTTTCCGATTTTTATCACAATATTTGGTGGGAATCCTATAAAGCAGGTCAAACAACATCTACCACAAAACCACCTTCACAAGCTACTATTGACGGTACTGAAATTGTCTTTAGAAAACATATCCTCCCCTTGCTTGGAAATTATCCTATTGATTTTCTTAATCAAAATAAGCAAGTTGTACTAAATTTATTGACTCAAAAGGCTGAAGAATATGCAAATTTCAAAGTTATCAGGAGCTACGTTAACTCTATCTTTGACTGGGCAGAAGAATTAGAGTATATCGAAACTAATCGCCTATCAAAAACTATAAGCCGTATCAAAGCCACTAAGAAAATCAAGCTACAGGAATCTAAAAAAGATGAAGATTTATATCTATCTCAAGAAGAACTTCAAGCATGGTTTACAGCTTTTGAAAAGGATTTGGAGACTGAAAAAATTCTATTCAAAGACTATGTTTTGTTCTATACTACCTTCTTTTTAGGAGATAGAAAGTCAGAGAGCTACGCTTTGCAATGGAAACATATTGATTTCAAAAATCAACAAATTCAATTGCTTCAAGCCTTAGATCGATATAAAAATCGAAAGTCAACTAAAGGGAATAAAAAGACGATTTTTTCGATTCCACAAGAACTTACCGACTTG
The Streptococcus parasanguinis genome window above contains:
- a CDS encoding phage integrase N-terminal SAM-like domain-containing protein yields the protein MGSIKSIPSLLKRVGGSLTIICNYFRKECIMPRKRNSLKHDLFIAASKNITNNRTRTSYKRAITRFTKWAKEHNIKKKSDITEEVIQLYQLDLNDDPKQYSVATIHTYLAPICKAVDINMNRIRKDKRSSDKIIRGRVKSKNSQGKHQETDSRFSRLVNFQRAVGIRRSELKKLKGKDIRKDNNGNYYVLVQRGKGGKFQPQLILPQDVPVVLDTFKNKQKDDYIFTDVEMNNLINLHGMRAQHARECYYFYLKKLQDNPNFKVNLKNFLIERWEVGHQNLRDKSLKKFEKQKKNFINELRDEPYKIRGSNYKKALNSALPTKYNRLALMAVSVFHLSHWRLSVTVTNYIL
- a CDS encoding helix-turn-helix transcriptional regulator, which codes for MQVILPDEQIHQIKRLLGNLIEQEIKNKLHNSHFDSPFLNKKQTCDYLGISNNTLDSWIKKGLPVIRVGKTVRFDKTEINRWLQNQ
- a CDS encoding tyrosine-type recombinase/integrase, coding for MSITKTKNGTYRLRIYIPEEVKSSLGIDKKVIEKRFKLRSEAKKYELELQNRIDKILSGDSTSLETNGSILFSDFYHNIWWESYKAGQTTSTTKPPSQATIDGTEIVFRKHILPLLGNYPIDFLNQNKQVVLNLLTQKAEEYANFKVIRSYVNSIFDWAEELEYIETNRLSKTISRIKATKKIKLQESKKDEDLYLSQEELQAWFTAFEKDLETEKILFKDYVLFYTTFFLGDRKSESYALQWKHIDFKNQQIQLLQALDRYKNRKSTKGNKKTIFSIPQELTDLLNSWKKQQKSELASFNIMQTPEQYVFTYIDTKGNVNSCLHADYLNNKMKSVKRRHPELAHATPHKLRHTGATLAKQAGTSMEAISEALTHSDTITTKTYVNTSNVIPMAVGEIAFRNLKK